A stretch of DNA from Cannabis sativa cultivar Pink pepper isolate KNU-18-1 chromosome X, ASM2916894v1, whole genome shotgun sequence:
GAAACATCACAAGCTGCATCAACATTCATTTTTAATTCATTCAGAGGTGGTCGAATCCATTTAGATTGAGTAGCCGCACCTGTAGAGATCATAGGTGAGTTCTGAATCGTAGAATGATGCTGAAAATTGCAGTAATAGGCAGCAGATTTCGCCCATATTTGTGATGGAGAGAGGACCGGTTTGCCATGTATGTAATTGTTCCTATCAGTCCATAAAAACCACATCGTGCAAAACATTTGTTCCATTTCAGAAGTGGTTTTAAGGGTGGATAACAAAACCAGACAATCACTGAATTTCATTCGTGCAAGCATATCATAATCAAGAGAATAACCAGCAGAATGCCAAACTTTCTTGGCATGTTTACAGAGAAGCAGTGCGTGTTTTATAGACTCCCAGGCATTAGAGCAAAGACTACATGCTGCAGAATCAATTATCTTCATGTTACATAATGAAGCAGCAGTAGGAATAGCTCGATGAAAAGCTTTCCACACAAAAATTTTAACTTTGGAAGGCAATTTCAGATTCCAAAAGTATTTCCACCATGAATGCTGAGAAGTAGAAGAAGTAGGAAGCTCGGATTCATCAAGTTCAGTTGCAAGGTGGTAGCCCGTTTGTACAGTATACTCACTTGAATTAGTAAAATGCCATATCCATTGGTCTCTCACATGAGAAGAAGATAGAGGAATAGAAAGAATAAAATCAATGTCTACAGCAGAAAAGTCACAGGTGAGTAATGGCAAGTTCCATTCTTTGTCTTCAGTAATATAGAACGAAACCAGATTCTGGGGGTCTCCCGAGTAGTAGAAAGGTGTAAATTCAGAATGCCTAGGAATCCAAGGGTCTGAAGAACATGTAACACTAGAACCATCACCAATTTTTAACCTCAAACCTTTCACAAGAAGATCACGACCCCAACAAATACCTTGCCAAGTGAGAGATGAACAACCAGATTTCTAAGCTTGTAGAAAACCATTTTGAGAAAAATACCTTCCTTTCAAGACACGGCTGAGAAGAGAGTTTGGATATTGAAGAATCCTCCAAGCTTGTTTAGCTAATAGAGCTTGGTTGAAAGGAATAAATGAGCGAAATCCCATACCTCCATCCATTTTGGTTTTACAAAGAAGTTTCCATTTTCTCCAATGAGTCTTTTTCTTATCTTTGTCTGAACCCCACCAAAAGTTAGCCATCATTTGCTCAAGTTGGTGACTGAAAGTAGATGGCAACTTGAAGCAACTCATAACATAAGTAGGAATTGACTGAACCACTGCCTTCAAGAGAACTTCTTTCCCACCTATAGAGAAAAGTTTGTCATTCCACGAGTTCATCAACTTCCAAATGCGTTCTTTAATATCATTAAACAGTTGCTTCTTATCTCGTTCAGAATAAGCTAGCAATCCCAAGTATTTTTCGTGACACTCACTAATAGGCATACCAAGAATATTCTGAAAAGAGTTCTGAACAATAGGAGGAGTATTGGGAGAAAAAGACATGACCGATTTGTCTAGATTGAGTTCTTGACCGGAAGCGCGATGGTATATGTCTAGAGCACGTTTAATAGACCCACAAGATCGGTCATCAGCTTGGTAAAAAATGAGGCTGTCATCCGCGAAGAACAAGTGAGATATCATTGGAGCCTTTCGAGATACAGCATATCCTTTAAGTCGACCGATTCTTTCCTCATATTGTAATAATCGAGATAACCCCTCAGAACATATGAGAAAGAGATATGGAGAAAGCGGGTCACCTTGACGTAGTCCACGCTGAGGAGTAATGGAACCAACCACAGAACCATTGAGATTGAAAGAAAAGGATGTAGTATGCAGACATCTCATGATAAGGGAGATCCATCGAATGTTGAAACCCATTTTACCCATTACCGCAGCCAAAAAAGACCATTCAACACGATCAAAGGCTTTGCTCATATCCAATTTAATAGCAGCATAGCCCTTAGAACCTTTCTTACGATGTTTCAGAGAATGAATCATTTCAAAAGCAACTAAAACATTATCCGTAATTAAGCGGTTGGGTAGAAAAGCACTCTGTGTTTCAGATATGACCAAAGGAAGAACATCCTTAAACCTGAAAACAATCATTTTGGAAACAAGCTTGTACACAACATTACAGAGGCTAATAGGGCGAAAGTCTTTCATAGAGCTCGGCTTCTTAACTTTGGGAATCAAAGTAAGAAGAGTTTTATTGAAAATAGTAGGATCTCCATTGTCATTAAGGATATTTAGGACCACCGAGGAAACAAGATCCCCAACAATGTGCCAATGATGGTGATAAAACATAGCCGACATACCATCCAAACCCGGACTTTTATCAGAAGCCATATATTTCAGAGCAAAAAAGACATCTTCTCTTGTAAAATCACGAAGCAGAAATTCATTTTGGTCATCATTGATCGTAGTTGGGATAGTAGAGAGAACATGAGAGAGTGCCCAATGATCTTCCTCTTTGGCAGTAAAAGTTCTTGAAAGTATTGACAAATAATGTttgaaatcccatctcgatcaGTGACAGTATTACCATCAGCATCCTTCAAAGATTTAATCTTATTGGTGGAGTTTCTAGCACTAGCTTTGGCATGAAAAAATTTGGTGTTGCGATCGCCCGATTGCAACCAATCAATACGAGACCTTTGCTGCCAATATTGTTCTTCTTTTGCTAACAGATCATCAAGAATAGACTCGGCTGTGTTAAGAGTGTGAGAATGTAATAAAGTTGGAGAAGGTAAATTATTGATATGGTTCACACGTGATTGAGCTTGAGAAATATCACTCTTTAATTGTCCAAACTTTCGGGTGTGCCAGCTCTGTAAATTATCAGCAACATTTTACAAGTTGGAATGAAGATTAGAAGCCATGTCACAATCGGGTTGAAGCAGCCAGGTATTGGAAATAATCTCAGCACATTCAGCATCAGATAACCAGAGTTTTTCAAAGCGAAAACGAGACCTTCTTGGTGTGATAGAATCAGTAGTGGCTGGTGAAAAAATATTGACCAAGAGAGCACGGTGATCAGAGCCAAAATAATCAAGATGAGTGAGCTTTGGGATCATTAAACCATCGGTCCATTTCTGATTAATAAGGCACCAATCCAATCTTTCTTTTAAAGCTGAaggatttttcctatttttagcACATGTGAATTCATCACCATCAAAAGGAAAGTCTTGCAGAAAACATCTATCCAGTGTAGTTCGAAAGGCAGCCATTTGGTTattgtagaaaatagtgaatcgaattatatgtgtatttcatagaatagtacatatttatatacaaagctaggagactaggaaataggaaactaccaacaaaataggaaactactaaatacaagttaccctaattcttttacacctaatatacagctaatactctaacactccccctcaagctggagcatagatgttaatcatgcccagcttgttacaaagatagtctatccgcaccccattcaaagcttttgtaaaaatatctcctagttgttctccggtttttacatatcctgtggagatcagaccttgttgaattttctcacgaacaaaatgacaatcgatctcaatgtgcttagttcgctcgtggaatacgggattcgaggcaatatgaagagcagcttgattatcacaccataattttgctggaatagaagtcttaaacccgaattcagtcaaaagctgataaatccatattacctcacacacggactggatctagatacaacattttgtttcttactcttccaagagaccagattgcccccaacaaatacacaatatcctgaAGTGGATCGTCTATCTACCTTGGAGCACACTTGATACTGCATCAGAAAAACACTCAATCtgggtatgtccatgatccttgtaaactatacctcgtcctggtgctccttttaagtaacataaaatttgttctaatgctgcccaatgatgaattgttggggaagacatgaactgactgataacactaactggaaatgcaatatctggacgagtcacagttaaataattcaactttccaactaacctgcgatatttctcaggatcttcaaatggtttcccatcacgtgtaagatgcacagctggattcattggagcattgcaaggttttgatcccaatttccctgtctcagttagcaaatcaagtacatactttctttgagacagaaaaataccttgtttactccgagtaactttaatccccaagaaatacttgagctcccctaaatctttcgtgttaaactgggtgtgaatgaaagacttaagggatgagatgccttcagtatcatttccagtaataacgatgtcatcaacatacaccactaacaaaatgataccaacagttgatcttttataaaacacagaatgatctgacttacttttcaacaaaccaaacttctcaacagcctgactaaatttaccaaaccaagcacgagggctttgtttcaatccatataaagatttgcgaagatgacaaactcgccctaactccccctgagcaacaaacccaggaggttgctccatatatacttcttcctcaagatctccatgaagaaaagcatttttaatatcaagctgatgcaaaggccaatgatgagtagctgccatggaaatgaacagtcgaacagatgtgagtttagcaacaggagaaaaagtatcacaatagtccactccataggtttgagcataacccttggcaacaagacGGGCCTTTAAGCGAGCAAGCGTGCCGTCCGGATTGAATTTAACCGTGAACACCCATTTACACCCGATGGCCTCGTTTTCCGAAGGTAAATCAACCAAGACCCAAGTACCATTCGCAACCaaagcattcatctcttctatcattgcagcaagccaaccagttgagacatcgcttctcgaacagttttaggaatagtgatagaatcaagagaagcaataaaagaacaagaagaagaggagagatgATTATAAGACACAAAAGAAGTAATAGGAAAAGTACATTGACGTTTACCTTTACGTAGTGCAATGGGAAGATCATCTGAGATGTCCAGATCTGATGACGAAGATGCAGGTGCAGGACATGAaacaggaggtggaggaggggggcgcctggtgtacactataggaggccgagggagtggtggaggtggtagaggtggtggaggtggtggaggtgtagaCATTGTGGGGGTGACGACCGAGGCAGGTGAAGGAACAAGAGACCCGCCATAACATGGAGCAGGCGCATAGGATGTGACAgaataaaccaacaaatcatcatcctccccctgactagtagaagtagtggaagatgaaaaataaggtgtattttctacaaaagtaacatcaatagacacaagatatttgttgagatcaggacagtaacacctataccctttctgaagacgagaataaccaagaaagacacactttagtgccttagggtctaatttggtgacagatggacggacatcgcgagcaaaacaaacactaccaaatactcgcggagcaactggaaataatgacttattaggaaaaagaattttaaatggaatttcaccattaagaacagaagagggcatgcgattaataagaaagcatgtcgtggaaactgcatcggcccaaaaaggtttagggactttcatttgaaacaagagAGCACGTGCGGTTTTCAAGAAGATGTCCGTTTTTACGTTCGCAACACCATTCGAGGTGCcgtatcaacacaagaagtttcatgaagcatgccattagaggtcatataagattgaaattgagcagacatgtactctttggcattatcacttctcaaagtacgaatagatacattaaattgagtttgaatctcagcccaaaaagcacataatatagaaaacaactcagaacgatttttcattaaatataaccaagttaAACGAGAATGAtcatccacaaaagtaacaaaatacctgaatccaggttgagacaaaataggag
This window harbors:
- the LOC115720894 gene encoding uncharacterized protein LOC115720894, with the translated sequence MAAFRTTLDRCFLQDFPFDGDEFTCAKNRKNPSALKERLDWCLINQKWTDGLMIPKLTHLDYFGSDHRALLVNIFSPATTDSITPRRSRFRFEKLWLSDAECAEIISNTWLLQPDSESILDDLLAKEEQYWQQRSRIDWLQSGDRNTKFFHAKASARNSTNKIKSLKDADEEDHWALSHVLSTIPTTINDDQNEFLLRDFTREDVFFALKYMASDKSPGLDGMSAMFYHHHWHIVGDLVSSVVLNILNDNGDPTIFNKTLLTLIPKVKKPSSMKDFRPISLCNVVYKLVSKMIVFRFKDVLPLVISETQSAFLPNRLITDNVLVAFEMIHSLKHRKKGSKGYAAIKLDMSKAFDRVEWSFLAAVMGKMGFNIRWISLIMRCLHTTSFSFNLNGSVVGSITPQRGLRQGDPLSPYLFLICSEGLSRLLQYEERIGRLKGYAVSRKAPMISHLFFADDSLIFYQADDRSCGSIKRALDIYHRASGQELNLDKSVMSFSPNTPPIVQNSFQNILGMPISECHEKYLGLLAYSERDKKQLFNDIKERIWKLMNSWNDKLFSIGGKEVLLKAVVQSIPTYVMSCFKLPSTFSHQLEQMMANFWWGSDKDKKKTHWRKWKLLCKTKMDGGICWGRDLLVKGLRLKIGDGSSVTCSSDPWIPRHSEFTPFYYSGDPQNLVSFYITEDKEWNLPLLTCDFSAVDIDFILSIPLSSSHVRDQWIWHFTNSSEYTVQTGYHLATELDESELPTSSTSQHSWWKYFWNLKLPSKVKIFVWKAFHRAIPTAASLCNMKIIDSAACSLCSNAWESIKHALLLCKHAKKVWHSAGYSLDYDMLARMKFSDCLVLLSTLKTTSEMEQMFCTMWFLWTDRNNYIHGKPVLSPSQIWAKSAAYYCNFQHHSTIQNSPMISTGAATQSKWIRPPLNELKMNVDAACDVSRNKIGVGIIVRNSSGQIVAAYSKSFTGRYKSQEMEAKALLTGLDWAAHHNLLVSTLESDSLVLVNSINSQSTAISSFGDLVLDIKNRLSYLSSVCVSHVKRDANQAAHGLAKQALVLDNDCM